From a region of the Paenibacillus lutimineralis genome:
- a CDS encoding MerR family transcriptional regulator, translating to METFSPKQIANALNFSTTTLRRYEEQELIPVVPRTKSNHRVYTWIHVQAFTTIRAMLKGFDIPVVYDVMRLCKDARFEEALWLVNEQQYHIQVEKRRVEEILMMIQNADFTRYKNVKLTEYMSIGEAAKIAGVNTSAIRHWEYEGLVHSERNKENGYRMFSVAELRKILVISSLRRTVYYIENMKGLLNDLDTQNYNKIEHSFQLALENLNHQLLDQLKGIAELIKYINLYQEVTN from the coding sequence ATGGAAACATTTAGCCCTAAACAAATTGCAAATGCCTTAAATTTCAGCACCACAACCTTGAGAAGATATGAAGAACAAGAACTTATTCCTGTTGTACCAAGAACAAAAAGTAATCACCGTGTCTATACATGGATACATGTTCAAGCTTTTACTACCATTAGAGCCATGTTAAAAGGATTTGACATTCCCGTTGTTTACGATGTAATGAGATTGTGTAAGGATGCAAGATTTGAGGAAGCCCTGTGGTTAGTTAATGAACAGCAATATCATATTCAGGTGGAGAAACGACGAGTCGAAGAAATACTCATGATGATTCAAAATGCTGATTTTACTAGATATAAAAATGTGAAATTAACAGAATATATGAGCATTGGAGAGGCTGCAAAAATAGCGGGAGTAAATACTTCAGCTATCCGTCATTGGGAATACGAAGGTCTGGTCCACTCAGAAAGAAATAAAGAAAACGGTTATAGAATGTTTTCAGTAGCTGAACTTCGTAAAATACTGGTCATAAGCAGCTTGAGAAGAACCGTTTATTATATAGAAAATATGAAGGGGTTATTAAATGATTTGGATACACAAAATTATAACAAAATCGAACATTCTTTTCAGTTGGCTTTGGAAAATTTGAATCATCAACTATTGGATCAATTGAAAGGAATCGCAGAACTAATTAAATATATAAACTTATACCAAGAAGTAACTAACTAA
- a CDS encoding ferredoxin: MAKFTWVEKDTCIACGACGATAPDIYDYDDEGLAEVIYEGDANRGVTEIPEDLFDDLQDACDGCPTDSIKVADEPFNKEG, from the coding sequence ATGGCTAAATTTACTTGGGTTGAGAAGGATACTTGCATCGCTTGCGGCGCTTGTGGCGCGACGGCACCAGATATTTACGATTATGATGACGAAGGCTTGGCCGAAGTGATCTATGAAGGCGACGCCAATCGTGGTGTAACCGAAATTCCTGAAGACCTATTTGATGACCTTCAAGACGCTTGTGACGGATGTCCTACAGACTCCATCAAAGTAGCGGATGAACCATTTAACAAAGAAGGTTAA
- a CDS encoding L,D-transpeptidase, whose protein sequence is MKNTAYLKSYVKNHPDNKMAWYLLGKEYESAGQEGKAQYCYNQAGSVYEAFEATKVPADLWQEYQDKLHEESRRKDKRKGLVRKIGIVLVFLLLLNLSSAYAPGQFALDLPVQDDSDTIADDLGLTVKNPGPDSEAMWPENERNLGIGSPGEGQGAEFTASAYQSNTDNPYESLEDLYGDKLKTSASKVVVLGMKQKAEWLIWTKDMPVVYELDKSPQDGVMKVQSYDPKACQCTPPDATKLQKEGKAWIERQETLAVLSTAIRTYKEQKGTWPESLDQLVQPFPDNWLAGSNPLMRHEFKRVLALQQQAGSKPQKEGEQHPTASEDRLNSNPGGEPLYFKEPLRIVIDKDAHLLAVVSGNIILRSYKVGLGGDKTPEGTFKVSDKVINPNGKDDGDFGSRGMQLSDTNYAIHGTNEPDSIGKDESLGCIRMLKKDVEELFDLIPRGAKIEIGKGILPQLESVPKERFVLKRSQDQTNPHRTYHWLL, encoded by the coding sequence ATGAAGAATACGGCTTACCTGAAGAGCTATGTGAAGAATCACCCGGATAATAAAATGGCCTGGTATTTGCTGGGCAAGGAATATGAAAGCGCTGGGCAAGAAGGGAAGGCCCAGTATTGCTATAATCAGGCGGGAAGCGTCTATGAAGCCTTTGAGGCAACCAAGGTCCCGGCGGATCTATGGCAGGAATATCAGGACAAACTGCATGAGGAATCGAGACGGAAGGACAAGCGCAAAGGGCTTGTGCGTAAGATTGGCATTGTACTTGTGTTCCTGCTGCTGCTTAATTTATCGTCCGCCTATGCGCCGGGACAATTTGCATTGGATCTTCCTGTCCAGGATGATTCAGACACCATCGCAGATGATCTGGGGCTCACTGTAAAAAATCCGGGTCCGGACAGCGAAGCGATGTGGCCGGAGAACGAGAGAAATTTGGGCATCGGTAGCCCTGGTGAGGGCCAGGGAGCAGAGTTCACGGCGAGTGCTTACCAGAGTAATACAGATAATCCTTATGAGTCGCTAGAAGATTTATATGGCGATAAACTAAAGACGTCGGCTTCAAAGGTAGTTGTGCTTGGAATGAAGCAAAAGGCAGAATGGCTAATCTGGACCAAGGACATGCCGGTCGTATACGAGTTGGACAAGAGTCCGCAAGATGGCGTGATGAAGGTACAATCGTATGATCCGAAGGCTTGTCAGTGCACGCCGCCGGATGCGACCAAGCTACAGAAGGAAGGCAAGGCATGGATCGAGAGACAGGAGACGCTGGCGGTTCTCTCCACGGCGATACGTACATACAAGGAGCAAAAAGGCACCTGGCCGGAGAGTCTGGATCAATTGGTGCAACCATTCCCGGATAATTGGCTGGCCGGAAGTAACCCGTTAATGAGGCATGAATTCAAGCGTGTGCTTGCACTACAACAGCAAGCTGGCAGCAAGCCTCAAAAGGAGGGCGAACAGCATCCGACTGCAAGCGAGGATCGCCTGAACAGCAATCCAGGAGGCGAACCGCTTTATTTCAAGGAGCCTTTGCGCATCGTCATTGACAAGGATGCACATCTATTGGCAGTCGTAAGCGGGAACATAATATTAAGAAGCTATAAGGTAGGACTTGGCGGTGATAAGACTCCGGAAGGAACCTTCAAGGTTTCAGATAAGGTGATTAACCCGAACGGTAAGGATGACGGGGACTTCGGCAGCCGCGGGATGCAACTGTCGGATACGAATTATGCCATCCATGGGACGAATGAGCCAGATAGCATCGGCAAGGACGAGTCGCTTGGTTGTATTCGAATGTTGAAGAAGGATGTCGAGGAGTTGTTTGATTTGATTCCGCGTGGAGCCAAGATCGAGATCGGCAAGGGGATTCTTCCGCAGCTGGAGAGCGTACCGAAGGAACGGTTTGTTCTCAAACGGAGTCAGGATCAGACGAATCCCCACCGTACTTATCATTGGCTGTTATAA
- the cimA gene encoding citramalate synthase: MSKALTIFDTTLRDGTQGEGISLSAEDKLKIAKKLDQLGVHYIEGGIPGSNSKDIEFFDRVKELRLNAKITAFGSTRRKNSLAEHDANLQRLIDSGAQATSLVGKSWDFHVHTALQTTLEENLAMIYDSIAYLKQHGLEVMFDAEHFFDGYKNNPEYAVAVMRKAEEAGADWLVMCDTNGGTMPHEVSDIVAALGGQITGTARLGIHTHNDCELAVANTLSAVRSGAEMIQGTMNGYGERCGNANLCSIIPNLQLKLGYQVLEEKQLEQLTNTARYVSEIANVHMPVNQPYVGAAAFAHKGGIHVSAILRDARTYEHIVPETVGNHQRVLVSELAGQSNILSKAQKMGIEFDPEKESTREVIGRIKDLEHQGYQFEGADASLELMLREANGEVRKLFTFESFKMLVEKSAGKPVVSEAFVKLNIDGNSIYTAAEGNGPVNALDNALRKALISYYPGLNDVHLSDYKVRVLDDKEATASKVRVLIESSNVENSWNTVGVSSNVIEASWEALVDSFLYALLGQDKREGYEEIQSVERGLVNH; encoded by the coding sequence ATGTCAAAAGCTTTAACTATCTTCGACACTACTTTGCGCGACGGTACTCAAGGAGAAGGCATTAGCTTATCCGCAGAGGACAAATTGAAGATTGCCAAGAAGCTGGATCAGCTAGGTGTCCATTACATTGAAGGCGGCATCCCCGGCAGCAATAGTAAGGATATCGAATTTTTCGATCGAGTTAAGGAATTGCGTCTGAACGCGAAGATTACCGCATTCGGCAGTACTCGCCGTAAGAACAGTCTGGCTGAACATGATGCTAATTTACAGCGTCTCATCGACTCTGGTGCCCAGGCGACATCGCTTGTCGGCAAGTCATGGGACTTCCACGTGCATACGGCACTTCAGACTACTCTGGAAGAGAATCTGGCGATGATCTATGATTCTATTGCCTACTTGAAGCAACACGGGCTTGAGGTTATGTTCGATGCCGAGCACTTCTTCGATGGCTATAAGAACAATCCCGAATATGCCGTAGCCGTCATGCGCAAAGCCGAAGAAGCTGGTGCAGATTGGCTGGTCATGTGCGATACGAACGGTGGAACCATGCCTCACGAGGTATCCGACATCGTTGCCGCACTTGGCGGACAGATTACCGGAACCGCAAGACTGGGCATTCATACGCATAACGACTGTGAACTAGCGGTGGCTAACACACTCAGCGCGGTTCGCTCCGGTGCCGAAATGATTCAAGGCACCATGAACGGCTATGGTGAACGTTGTGGTAACGCCAACCTCTGTTCCATTATCCCGAACCTGCAGCTGAAGCTTGGATATCAGGTCCTTGAAGAGAAGCAGCTGGAGCAACTGACGAACACGGCCCGCTACGTAAGCGAGATTGCCAATGTTCATATGCCAGTTAACCAGCCTTATGTAGGCGCAGCCGCCTTTGCTCATAAAGGCGGCATCCATGTATCGGCGATCCTGCGTGATGCTCGTACTTACGAGCATATTGTGCCTGAGACAGTGGGCAATCACCAGCGGGTGCTTGTCTCCGAACTGGCCGGTCAGAGCAACATCTTATCCAAGGCACAGAAGATGGGAATCGAATTCGATCCGGAAAAAGAAAGCACCCGGGAAGTTATTGGGCGGATCAAGGATCTGGAGCATCAAGGCTATCAATTCGAGGGTGCCGACGCTTCGCTCGAGCTAATGCTACGAGAGGCTAACGGAGAGGTGAGGAAGCTGTTCACGTTCGAGTCCTTTAAAATGCTCGTGGAGAAATCGGCCGGAAAACCTGTCGTATCTGAGGCGTTCGTCAAACTGAACATCGATGGCAACTCTATCTATACTGCTGCTGAGGGCAACGGTCCGGTCAATGCGCTGGATAACGCGCTGCGCAAGGCGCTGATCAGCTACTATCCTGGCCTGAACGACGTACATTTATCAGACTATAAGGTTCGTGTCCTTGATGATAAAGAGGCAACCGCCTCGAAGGTTCGCGTCTTGATTGAATCCTCCAACGTGGAGAACTCCTGGAACACAGTCGGTGTCTCCAGCAACGTCATCGAAGCAAGTTGGGAAGCGTTGGTTGACAGCTTCCTGTACGCCCTACTGGGCCAAGACAAACGTGAAGGCTACGAGGAGATCCAATCGGTCGAGAGAGGCCTTGTGAATCACTAA
- a CDS encoding alpha/beta fold hydrolase: protein MEKNIKLMDESELKVSLVGNPDSATIMIPGAKESVYGKEAENLKLWGVDPELGKHFVEGLVDKFQILYFDYEGHRFQHPSPDNLTPENIAKDFLIIADEMNVKKFSYYGYSWLALVGLQLAIRTDRLESLMMGGFPPIDGPYKEMMAVTNKTYEQALNNQNSAVYDEQNYISPEKVDWDSIEVKIDTDQTKQFVTMYKNLIEFDDREIQHQLVTPRLAFAGEQDTIVYGENFGSVTVDISGILQKNKQELEYLGWDIEVLKGSGMDHTKAMQPEAVLSLIKPWLIKNLNITLPE, encoded by the coding sequence ATGGAGAAAAACATAAAACTTATGGATGAATCAGAGTTAAAGGTTAGTCTAGTCGGAAATCCCGACTCTGCAACAATTATGATTCCGGGTGCAAAAGAATCCGTATATGGAAAAGAGGCTGAAAACCTAAAGTTGTGGGGAGTAGACCCTGAATTAGGAAAACATTTTGTTGAGGGGCTCGTAGACAAGTTTCAGATATTATATTTCGACTACGAAGGACACCGATTTCAACATCCGAGCCCTGACAATCTCACACCTGAGAATATCGCAAAAGATTTCTTGATCATCGCTGATGAAATGAACGTTAAGAAATTTAGCTATTATGGTTACTCTTGGTTAGCTCTAGTTGGGTTACAGTTAGCCATTCGGACAGACAGACTGGAAAGTTTAATGATGGGTGGTTTTCCTCCAATAGACGGTCCATATAAAGAAATGATGGCAGTGACAAATAAAACTTACGAGCAAGCTTTAAATAATCAAAATTCAGCCGTTTACGATGAACAAAACTATATTAGTCCAGAAAAGGTAGATTGGGATAGTATAGAGGTAAAGATCGACACGGATCAAACCAAACAGTTTGTTACCATGTACAAAAACTTAATAGAATTTGATGATAGAGAAATCCAGCATCAATTAGTTACTCCGAGATTGGCATTTGCTGGGGAACAAGACACGATTGTTTATGGTGAAAACTTCGGCAGTGTAACAGTTGATATTAGCGGTATACTTCAGAAAAATAAACAAGAATTAGAATACCTTGGATGGGATATAGAAGTTTTAAAGGGAAGTGGTATGGATCATACCAAGGCTATGCAGCCTGAAGCGGTTCTGTCGTTGATAAAGCCGTGGTTAATTAAAAATTTGAATATAACTTTGCCCGAATAA
- a CDS encoding DNA polymerase IV: MNNVDKYYPAKGRVVLHVDMNAFYCSVHEAEEPEKYRNRPTAVAGSVELRKGVIVTCSYAARRRGVSTGMTVSQGLKKCPELIVIQPNFHLYRKYSKAFMNIAYSYTPLLQAVSIDECYLDITGSKQFGTPMEIAQAIQSRIASELGLPCSIGIAPNKLLAKMASDMKKPNGITVLRIRDVPALLWDKPCDEMFGIGRRTAEKLKKMRIYTIGQLAAAEERLLLERFGVVGHWMKQAANGHDDSPVIDEREKNKSIGHTTTLPRDISEMEDVQRVLLNLADQVTRRLRRQQLMAQTVQITIRTPDMKTITRSHSLDTVTERAEDVYTEACKLYKQHWSTEKPVRLLGITLQNLLPKEEAVLQLDLFDYEQQPKKESLTKTMDMLRDKFGESAVLTAGMLSDDPSALIRNHKVRGTSLQTDFLLDNDQANDDK; this comes from the coding sequence TTGAATAATGTCGATAAATACTATCCCGCCAAGGGGCGGGTTGTGCTGCATGTCGATATGAACGCTTTCTACTGCTCGGTGCATGAGGCGGAGGAACCGGAGAAGTACCGGAATCGCCCGACCGCTGTGGCCGGCAGTGTGGAACTGCGCAAGGGAGTCATCGTTACTTGCTCCTATGCGGCCCGCCGAAGAGGCGTATCTACGGGGATGACGGTCAGTCAAGGGCTGAAGAAGTGCCCGGAGCTCATCGTGATTCAGCCGAACTTTCATTTGTATCGTAAATACTCCAAAGCTTTTATGAATATCGCTTATAGCTACACTCCACTATTGCAAGCCGTATCCATTGATGAGTGCTATCTGGATATTACCGGCTCGAAGCAGTTTGGTACACCGATGGAAATTGCGCAGGCGATTCAATCGCGTATTGCCAGTGAGCTTGGTCTTCCATGTTCAATCGGGATTGCACCTAACAAGCTGCTGGCCAAAATGGCCTCAGACATGAAGAAGCCGAATGGCATAACGGTACTGCGGATACGTGATGTGCCAGCATTGCTATGGGATAAGCCGTGCGATGAAATGTTCGGGATCGGTAGGCGGACGGCAGAAAAGCTGAAGAAGATGCGCATTTATACGATTGGACAGCTGGCTGCAGCGGAGGAGCGGCTGTTATTAGAACGTTTCGGCGTTGTTGGACACTGGATGAAGCAGGCGGCGAATGGCCATGACGACTCGCCGGTCATTGATGAGCGGGAGAAGAATAAATCGATCGGGCATACGACGACCCTGCCGCGGGATATTAGTGAGATGGAGGATGTCCAGCGGGTGCTGCTGAATTTAGCGGATCAAGTGACGCGGCGCTTACGCAGGCAGCAACTGATGGCTCAGACGGTGCAGATTACGATACGTACCCCGGACATGAAGACGATAACAAGATCCCATAGCCTAGACACCGTGACGGAGAGAGCGGAGGATGTTTATACAGAAGCCTGTAAGTTGTACAAGCAGCACTGGAGCACAGAGAAGCCAGTTAGACTACTCGGTATAACTTTGCAGAATCTGTTGCCCAAGGAGGAAGCGGTGCTACAGCTAGATCTGTTCGATTATGAACAGCAGCCGAAGAAGGAATCGCTGACGAAGACGATGGATATGCTGCGCGATAAATTCGGTGAGAGCGCTGTGCTGACAGCGGGAATGCTGTCGGATGATCCCTCGGCGCTGATTCGTAATCACAAAGTTCGAGGTACTTCGCTACAGACCGACTTTCTTCTGGATAATGATCAAGCAAATGATGATAAATGA